A window of the Methanoculleus horonobensis genome harbors these coding sequences:
- a CDS encoding HEAT repeat domain-containing protein: protein MAGGDPPVPERETEGLEREKVLHRHLSMLASGNLNERWRAVDALGEIGDSRAVRPLIEALEDEFVDVRWKAAKALGLIDGREPVLPLIRSLEDDSPWVRMGAAWALGTIGDPRAVEPLIRLLDDTKPRVRRMAAWALGRIGNPRAREPLLRLLGDADRDVRVAGRQALEEIGTEREIPTV from the coding sequence ATGGCAGGGGGGGATCCGCCGGTGCCGGAGAGAGAGACCGAAGGCCTCGAGCGGGAGAAGGTGCTCCATCGACACCTTTCGATGCTTGCGTCCGGGAATCTCAACGAACGGTGGCGGGCTGTGGACGCGCTCGGGGAAATCGGCGACAGTCGCGCGGTACGACCGCTCATCGAGGCGCTGGAGGACGAATTCGTCGACGTACGGTGGAAGGCGGCGAAGGCGCTCGGGCTCATCGATGGGCGCGAACCTGTCCTCCCGTTGATACGGAGCCTGGAAGACGACAGCCCCTGGGTTCGGATGGGGGCGGCCTGGGCGCTCGGGACGATCGGCGATCCCCGGGCGGTCGAGCCGTTGATCCGGCTGCTCGACGACACGAAACCCCGGGTCCGGAGGATGGCGGCCTGGGCGCTCGGCCGGATAGGCAACCCGCGGGCCCGGGAACCCCTTTTGCGCCTCCTCGGCGATGCCGACCGCGACGTCAGGGTTGCCGGTCGGCAGGCGCTCGAAGAGATCGGAACCGAGCGGGAGATCCCGACCGTCTGA